Below is a genomic region from Persicimonas caeni.
CTCTTCAGGAAGCTCGAGTTCGGTCCAGGTGTCCGAGGCCGTGTCGATGCGCCCCAGCCGGGTACCGTACGGGGTATCCAGGTTATCGGGCTCATCTCGGGCAGTGGCATAGAGCTTGTCGCCGCAGGGGGTCAGTGTTTCGAGGGAGTCGGTCTCGCTCAGCCCGGCGAGCGGGCGGTAGTCGACGAGCCCGTCGTCGTCGACCACACCCAGGTGGCCGTCCATGTCGTACGGATGCTTGAGCGGGGGCGTCAGCCACTCGCCGTCGAATTTGACCCACTCCTCGGCGCCGAATCGCTCGATATACGAGCCGAGGTCGCGCATGCTGCCGAGATCCTCCCACGTCGCTCCGGCGTCGGTCGAGCGCACCAGCCGCCCCGACCAATCGGATTCAGCGGCCACCGCCGCGACCAGAAGATCCGGCATGGCGCGCACGGCATCGCGTTGGATCGCCTCGAGAATCGGCTGCCAAGTTTCGCCGCGGTCATCGCTCCTCCACAGCACGCTCGCGTCCGAAGGGCCGCCCACGGGCGACTCGAGCACGTACAGATGCTCGCCGTCCCCCAAAAGCCTGCCACCGCCCACTTCGGGGACGTCGCCCATCTCCTGCCAGGTCTGGCCGCCATCGCTCGTCCCGTACAACACGGCGCCGCCTTCGAAGAGGTAGAAGAACTCGCCGTCGACCTCGACGATCTGCTCGCGGTGGCCACCATCGCCGCGTGCAGCCGCGGTGACTTCGGCCGGCGCGTAGTGCCACCTAGCGGCGGCCGAGTAGACCGTCGCCGGGTTGCTCGGCCTCAAGTGGAGGTTGTTATTACCCGCGAAATAGAGATTGTCACCGATGCGCCCCAGGTAGTCCCCCGGCTCTTCGGGCGGGCCTTGAAGCTGCTCGACCTCGAACGTCACGTTCTCGTCGATGCCCCAATCTCCGTCGACGGCGTCTTCGGAGCAGGCGTTGAGCAGCAGGCTTGTCGCCGACAGGCAAACGGCGGTAGCGAGCACGGTGATTCGTTCGACTGACGGACGTACGGAAACTTCGGTCGAGCGCATCGAGTCATTCCCCATGGGATGTGCGTGATGGGTGTGTTTGGCTTACAGGCGCTCAGACGCGAGGGGGCGGGCCGATATTCAAGTCGTCTTCGTCGTTTGGCGACCGCTACTTCCAATTGGCGCAACTCCCATCAGCGCGCGTCCGCGGCTCTTCGAAGTCGCTCGGCAACAAGAGCGCTCCTTCCTCGACTCGGTTGTTGAGTTGCTGGCCTACCACACAGGGAACGTCTTCCTTGGAGAACACGCGACTGGGGAGGAAGTACGCGGGAACCTTTACGAAGGTGATGTCGGCAGCGGTCAGACGCTGGCCCTTCTGCAGGACATGGGGTGCGCTGGCGACCTCGACCTGCGTGGCATAATGCGTCTTGCATACACTGCAAGTGTGGGAGCTCTTGTAGGCGTAGGCCAAGAGACATGATGCGGCGACCAAGAACAGAATCACGACTGCGAATTTCGATATGCGAATCAGTGCGATCATCGTCATGTTCCTATGGGACGAGGGGCGTCCAGCCTAACAGCCTGGCCATATCGCGTCCACACGTTGGCGACTGGCGTGCGGCGAGTTGAGCGTCTTCGCTTGCCTTGGCCGCTGTGCAGGTTCCCGGGGCCGGTGAAGTCGGGGAGCGCTCATTTCAGGAAGGCTTTCGCGATATGTGTTCGGTGCGGGGGCATCTTGCCCTCGTCTGCGAGAGCTGGAAGCACTCGTGCCGAAAGACGAAAGTCCTCCGTAACTGCACTTAAACGCCCACCCGCAGCGGTTCGTCTGGAAGCTCGCCTTGCAGCAGCGGCACCAACAACTCGGCGAGGTCGCCTGGCACGATCAGCTCGTCGCAGTCACGCAACTCGTCGGCCGTCCACCATCGGTGCCCGCGAAATACTTCGGCTTCATACTCCTCGAGTTGTTGGGGCTGGGGCTCGAAGCGGTCGACTCTGGCGAAGAAATAGTGCTCGTGGGTGTGCACAGGACAGTCGTCCCACATCCACTTGTGCTCGCGAACCCACACGTGTGGAAGCTCGCCGTCGTGTTCGAGGCCGGTCTCCTCCCAACACTCGCGCCTGGCAGCCTCGAGGTACGATTCGTCGGCTTCGAGCGCACCGCCCGGGGCGAGCCAGATGATGCACTTTCGTGTCTCGAACCAGCTCGACAGAAGCAACACGCGATCGTGCTGATCGACGAGAAGAATGCGCGCCGCTTTGCGATGCTTGCGCAAGATTTCCGGTGTGGGGGGCATCGAGAGTCCCGTTTGGCTGATTTGCTC
It encodes:
- a CDS encoding flagella basal body P-ring formation protein FlgA encodes the protein MIALIRISKFAVVILFLVAASCLLAYAYKSSHTCSVCKTHYATQVEVASAPHVLQKGQRLTAADITFVKVPAYFLPSRVFSKEDVPCVVGQQLNNRVEEGALLLPSDFEEPRTRADGSCANWK
- a CDS encoding NUDIX hydrolase, encoding MPPTPEILRKHRKAARILLVDQHDRVLLLSSWFETRKCIIWLAPGGALEADESYLEAARRECWEETGLEHDGELPHVWVREHKWMWDDCPVHTHEHYFFARVDRFEPQPQQLEEYEAEVFRGHRWWTADELRDCDELIVPGDLAELLVPLLQGELPDEPLRVGV